The Myxococcota bacterium region CGTCGACCTGGTGCTGAAGCCGGCTGCCGCGGGCACCGGGCTCTTGTTCGAGCGCACCGACGGCGATCAGCCCGTGCGCTTTCCGGCGCGCGCCGAGTGGGTCACCGACACGACCCTGGCCACGACGCTGGGCAACGAAGATTCGCAGCTCTCGACCATCGAGCACCTGGTCTCGGCGCTGCGCGGCATGGGCATCGACAACTGCACGATCTCGGTGTCCGGCCCCGAGCTTCCGATCATGGACGGCAGCGCTGCGTCGTTCGTGTACCTGATCCAGCAGGCCGGCATCCGCGCGCAGGCGCGCATGCGCCGCCGCATCGTCATCCGCCGCCCGATCGAGGTGCGCGAGGGCAACCGCTACGTGCGCGTGGTCCCGTCGCGCGAGTTCAAGCTCTCGGTAGAGATCGACTACGCCCACCCGGCGATCGGCCGGCAGCAGGTCGAGGGCCTGGTGCTCTCGCCCGAAGTGTTCGCGCGCGAGATCGCGCCGGCGCGCACGTTCGGC contains the following coding sequences:
- the lpxC gene encoding UDP-3-O-acyl-N-acetylglucosamine deacetylase: MLRGVEQTIATTVHCTGIGLHSGEPVDLVLKPAAAGTGLLFERTDGDQPVRFPARAEWVTDTTLATTLGNEDSQLSTIEHLVSALRGMGIDNCTISVSGPELPIMDGSAASFVYLIQQAGIRAQARMRRRIVIRRPIEVREGNRYVRVVPSREFKLSVEIDYAHPAIGRQQVEGLVLSPEVFAREIAPARTFGFLKDTQKLRAIGLARGGSLANAVVLDEHRVLNPEGLRFKDEFARHKILDLIGDLALLGVP